In Esox lucius isolate fEsoLuc1 chromosome 6, fEsoLuc1.pri, whole genome shotgun sequence, the following proteins share a genomic window:
- the ppp2r5d gene encoding serine/threonine-protein phosphatase 2A 56 kDa regulatory subunit delta isoform, with the protein MPNKTKKEKEPTKSAKSSTKNNNATSGKDTGTDNADEAQQQTASKRPSNSTPPPTQLNKIKYSGGPQIVKKERRQSSSRFNLAKNRELQKLPALKDAPLVDREELFVQKLRQCCVLFDFVTDPLSDLKYKEVKRAGLNEMVEYITHNRDVVTESIYPEGVMMFSINLFRTLPPSSNPTGAEFDPEEDEPTLEAAWPHLQLVYEFFLRFLESPDFQPNIAKKYIDQKFVLSLLELFDSEDPRERDFLKTILHRIYGKFLGLRAYIRRQINNIFFRFIYETEHHNGIAELLEILGSIINGFALPLKEEHKMFLIRVLLPLHKVKSLSVYHPQLAYCVVQFLEKDSSLTEPVIMGLLKFWPKTHSPKEVMFLNELEEILDVIEPSEFVKVMEPLFRQLAKCVSSPHFQVAERALYYWNNEYIMSLISDNAVKILPIMFPALYKNSKSHWNKTIHGLIYNALKLFMEMNQKLFDDCTQQYKAEKQKEKYKLKEREEVWHKIEELAKHNPQITNLRPGLHPQEEYMMYNESPGGVPLYSMETETPTAEDIQLLKKTVEAEATQGMKDIKKDKVLMRRKSELPQDVYTIKALEQHKRAEEYLTANEEAL; encoded by the exons ATGCCGAATAAAACTAAAAAGGAAAAG GAACCAACCAAATCTGCGAAAAGCAGTACAAAGAATAATAATGCCACCAGTGGGAAAGACACAGGAACTGATAATGCAGATGAG GCGCAGCAGCAAACTGCCAGCAAACGTCCCAGCAACAGCACCCCGCCACCTACTCAGCTTAACAAAATCAAGTACTCCGGCGGTCCCCAGATCGTCAAGAAAGAGCGCCGCCAGAGTTCGTCGAGATTCAATCTCGCCAAGAACCGTGAGCTGCAGAAGCTTCCTGCGCTCAAAG ATGCGCCCCTTGTTGACCGGGAGGAGCTGTTCGTCCAAAAGCTGCGTCAGTGCTGTGTGCTGTTTGACTTTGTCACCGACCCCCTGAGTGACCTGAAGTACAAGGAAGTGAAGCGCGCTGGTCTCAATGAGATGGTGGAGTACATCACGCATAACCGCGACGTAGTCACCGAGTCCATCTACCCCGAGGGTGTTATGATG TTTTCGATCAACCTGTTCAGAACACTACCACCTTCCTCCAACCCCACCGGGGCTGAGTTTGACCCGGAGGAAGACGAGCCCACATTGGAGGCCGCGTGGCCGCACCTACAG cTGGTATACGAATTCTTTTTACGATTTCTGGAGTCCCCTGATTTCCAGCCTAATATCGCAAAGAAATACATCGACCAAAAGTTTGTACTGTCT CTCCTAGAGTTGTTTGACAGTGAAGACCCCAGGGAACGGGACTTCCTGAAGACCATCCTGCACAGGATTTATGGCAAGTTCCTGGGCCTCCGGGCCTACATCCGCAGACAGATCAACAACATATTCTTCAG GTTTATATATGAAACAGAGCATCACAATGGAATTGCCGAGCTCTTAGAAATCTTAGGAAG CATAATCAACGGCTTTGCCTTGCCACTAAAAGAAGAGCACAAAATGTTCCTGATCCGAGTACTGCTGCCGCTCCACAAAGTGAAGTCACTCAGTGTCTACCACCCCCAG TTGGCGTATTGTGTCGTGCAGTTCTTGGAAAAGGACAGCAGTCTAACTGAACCG GTGATAATGGGACTGTTGAAGTTCTGGCCTAAGACCCACAGCCCCAAGGAGGTGATGTTCCTCAACGAGCTGGAGGAGATCCTTGACGTCATCGAGCCATCTGAGTTCGTCAAGGTCATGGAGCCTCTGTTCAGACAGCTGGCCAAGTGTGTGTCCAGCCCACATTTCCAG GTGGCCGAGAGGGCGTTGTACTACTGGAACAATGAGTACATTATgagcctgatcagtgacaatgcaGTCAAGATCCTCCCCATCATGTTCCCTGCCCTCTACAAGAACTCCAAAAGCCACTGGAACAA GACAATCCATGGGCTGATCTACAACGCCCTGAAGCTGTTCATGGAGATGAACCAGAAGTTGTTTGATGACTGTACACAGCAGTATAAGGCAGAGAAGCAGAA gGAGAAGTATAAGCTGAAGGAACGCGAGGAGGTCTGGCACAAAATCGAGGAGCTGGCCAAGCATAACCCTCAG ATTACAAACCTCCGACCGGGTCTCCACCCACAAGAAGAG TACATGATGTACAATGAGAGTCCAGGAGGGGTGCCCTTGTATTCCATGGAGACGGAGACGCCCACAGCCGAGGACATTCAGCTGCTAAAGAAGACTGTCGAAGCGGAGGCTACACAG GGGATGAAGGACATCAAGAAAGACAAGGTGTTGATGCGGCGGAAGTCGGAGCTGCCACAGGATGTGTACACTATAAAAGCCCTGGAGCAGCACAAGAGAGCGGAAGAGTACCTGACGGCCAACGAGGAGGCCCTCTGA
- the mea1 gene encoding male-enhanced antigen 1, producing the protein MEVEIAFEMGPERILPNSEEELGQERPSDGGVAEVGGEWSGDEDEGGVGGEEEENGGYYYQPLNQDPDGLNGAPGDQPEDMPPVAEQLQAVQERIESMGLHLPQPPPEDSDAEEDPEAAAAQRSAASIPMDEDHVELVKRTMAAVALPTLAIPAWAQQISDDQWKDMVQQTLQTRQSSEGLRLERK; encoded by the exons ATGGAAGTGGAGATAGCGTTCGAGATGGGTCCTGAGAGAATCTTACCGAACTCTGAGGAGGAGCTGGGACAGGAGCGGCCCTCGGACGGCGGCGTGGCCGAGGTAGGGGGCGAGTGGAGCGGGGATGAAGATGAAGGCGGTGTGGGAGGTGAAGAGGAGGAAAATGGAGGGTACTATTACCAGCCGCTAAACCAGGACCCTGATGGACTAAATGGCGCACCTGGAGATCAACCTGAGGACATGCCCCCAGTAGCAGAGCAACTGCAAGCGGTCCAAGAGCGAATAGAG tcGATGGGCTTGCACCTCCCCCAGCCCCCACCTGAGGACAGTGATGCGGAGGAGGATCCGGAAGCAGCCGCTGCCCAACGCAGCGCAGCATCCATCCCGATGGATGAAG ATCACGTGGAGCTGGTCAAGAGGACAATGGCAGCAGTTGCCCTGCCCACTCTGGCTATCCCAGCCTGGGCTCAGCAAATCTCAGATGACCAGTGGAAGGACATGGTTCAGCAGACGCTCCAAACCCGCCAAAGCTCAGAAGGCCTGAGGCTTGAACGGAAATAA